In Hymenobacter gelipurpurascens, one DNA window encodes the following:
- a CDS encoding TolB-like translocation protein — MKHLSLLSRRGYSRPAGLAVLLLGFLLPGSVALAQTAQEPFGRVRIQYKDFDWLQLSTQNFTIYYYAGGEQNARHAAEYAEKELQRITGLIGYYPYSKTTLMLYNSVGDLRQSNIGLDSDKYQTGGETSLTRMTKVQIAFEGQQTRFKQDLSNRITQVLLNDMMYGGSLKEVIQSSYLLQLPNWFVSGASAYASEGWSVEMDDYMRTMTKAHEGTKTAPFFLRNPTLAGQSIWNYIAERYGYTSIQNILNLTRITRDVEVGISSSLNVPYKVFLKDWLNYYRQLNAQPQTPYQEPEEARRLARNNRKGVLYSQAVLSPNGQRLAYVQNDRGRYRVIVVNKDGKGRDIIHRGGYKTPDQEVETRLPVLAWRGNGQVAVAEMYKGDMTLQLREANGGLGSMADRVKSLLPTFGKATSLFSPYSQINDLSYSPDGKALVFSGVRNGQTDLYLLRAGSRTPERITNDVFDDVEPAFLPNGEGVVFSSNRWLDSAGTARGSFATIVNNYDLFLYHLDGRAQPVEGLVSTISNEGRPRPISDTEVLFIGEESGVRSLFRLSLATKQYRPVTSFLPNIKNFDYNATSGTLGFIAADEARDFVYLYPNYTLPDNLTVFKTARQETLEDRSKPAPAGAVPAPSPTAPTIANAQEQNQQNEGGQPTQAPRRTDGRVNTSDYEFDEDIPASRGSAPKRSRPATVVALPQAAPSENTGLNGPFRYDTRFSIDNVVSSLYADPLLGIGVIAQVNMADLFEDHRIQAGIFALTDLRTSNIFASYTNLKKRYDWSLTYQKQAYFFDLPTLALTRYARHDVSPTIAYPLTHNLSVRVGPRFVNVSKQVFGDLSNSEDVNSSYLGGSGELVFDNSIATGVNMLEGTRMKVGFTQLNGLDGGSPNFGKIFVDLRHYQKIHRQLIWANRASFGQFIGGGNIQPQFRLGGMDNWLKNDRYDGQQLAVPNDADDPTQVFYQQFVTNLRGFDYSKRTGPKYLLFNSELRLPIIQYLSRKPVESGFLRNLQITAFGDMGTTYAGSNPFNENNSFNTQVTGGAGNPFTATVVNFRNPLLYGYGAGLRSTVLGFYLKGDVAWGREDYTEKGPKIYVTLGYDF, encoded by the coding sequence ATGAAGCACTTGTCCTTACTATCACGGCGCGGCTATAGCCGGCCGGCTGGCCTAGCGGTGTTGCTGCTGGGTTTTCTGCTTCCGGGTAGCGTGGCCCTGGCCCAAACGGCTCAGGAGCCCTTTGGCCGCGTCCGGATTCAGTATAAGGATTTCGACTGGCTGCAGCTGAGCACCCAGAACTTCACCATCTATTATTATGCCGGCGGCGAGCAAAACGCCCGGCACGCGGCCGAGTACGCCGAAAAGGAGCTGCAGCGCATTACGGGCCTGATTGGATACTACCCGTATTCCAAAACTACGCTCATGCTCTACAACTCCGTGGGCGACCTGCGGCAGAGCAACATTGGGCTGGATTCTGACAAGTACCAGACTGGCGGCGAAACCTCTCTGACCCGCATGACGAAGGTGCAGATTGCCTTCGAGGGCCAGCAGACCCGCTTCAAGCAAGATTTGAGCAACCGCATTACGCAGGTCTTGCTCAATGATATGATGTATGGTGGCTCGCTGAAAGAAGTCATTCAGAGCAGCTATTTGCTGCAGCTGCCCAATTGGTTTGTCAGTGGCGCCTCGGCGTATGCTTCCGAGGGCTGGAGCGTGGAGATGGACGACTACATGCGCACCATGACCAAGGCGCACGAAGGCACCAAAACCGCTCCGTTCTTCCTGCGCAACCCCACGCTGGCTGGCCAGAGCATCTGGAACTACATTGCGGAGCGCTACGGCTACACCAGCATCCAGAACATTCTGAACCTGACACGCATCACGCGCGATGTGGAAGTCGGGATCAGCTCCTCGCTGAATGTGCCCTACAAGGTATTCCTGAAGGATTGGCTGAACTATTACCGCCAGCTCAACGCCCAGCCCCAGACGCCTTATCAGGAGCCTGAGGAGGCCCGCCGCCTGGCCCGCAACAACCGCAAGGGCGTGCTGTATTCGCAGGCCGTGCTGAGCCCCAATGGTCAGCGACTGGCCTACGTGCAAAACGACCGGGGCCGCTACCGCGTGATAGTGGTCAATAAAGACGGCAAAGGCCGCGACATTATTCATCGGGGCGGCTACAAAACCCCCGACCAGGAAGTGGAGACGCGCCTGCCGGTCTTGGCCTGGCGCGGCAACGGGCAGGTAGCCGTAGCCGAAATGTACAAGGGCGACATGACCCTGCAATTGCGCGAGGCCAATGGTGGCCTAGGTAGCATGGCGGATCGGGTAAAATCGTTGCTGCCCACCTTCGGCAAAGCCACCTCCCTCTTCTCTCCTTATTCGCAGATAAACGACCTGAGTTATTCGCCCGATGGCAAGGCCTTAGTATTTAGCGGTGTGCGCAACGGGCAGACGGACCTCTACCTGCTCCGGGCCGGCAGCCGGACCCCCGAGCGAATCACGAACGACGTTTTTGATGATGTAGAGCCCGCTTTCCTGCCCAATGGGGAAGGCGTAGTGTTCAGCTCCAACCGCTGGCTCGATTCGGCCGGTACCGCGCGGGGCAGCTTCGCAACCATCGTCAACAACTACGACCTGTTCCTGTACCACCTCGATGGGCGCGCCCAACCGGTAGAGGGTTTGGTGAGCACCATTTCCAACGAAGGCAGGCCTAGGCCTATCTCCGATACGGAAGTGCTGTTTATTGGGGAAGAAAGCGGCGTGCGCAGTTTGTTCCGGCTTTCGTTGGCCACCAAGCAGTACCGGCCCGTTACAAGCTTCCTGCCCAACATCAAGAACTTCGACTACAATGCTACCAGCGGTACGCTGGGCTTCATTGCGGCCGACGAAGCCCGCGATTTCGTATATCTCTACCCCAATTACACGCTGCCCGACAACCTGACAGTTTTTAAAACGGCTCGTCAGGAAACCCTTGAAGACCGTTCTAAGCCGGCGCCGGCGGGTGCCGTTCCGGCCCCTAGCCCTACAGCTCCAACCATTGCCAATGCGCAGGAGCAAAACCAGCAGAACGAGGGCGGCCAGCCCACCCAGGCACCGCGCCGTACGGATGGCCGGGTAAACACCAGCGACTACGAGTTCGACGAGGATATTCCGGCTTCGCGGGGCAGTGCGCCTAAGCGCTCTAGGCCTGCTACGGTAGTTGCTCTGCCACAGGCGGCGCCCTCGGAGAATACCGGACTAAATGGCCCCTTCCGCTACGATACGCGCTTCAGCATCGATAACGTGGTTTCGTCGCTGTATGCCGACCCGTTGCTAGGTATCGGGGTCATTGCCCAGGTCAATATGGCCGACCTATTTGAGGACCACCGGATTCAGGCGGGCATCTTTGCCCTCACCGATTTGCGCACCAGTAACATATTTGCCAGCTACACCAATCTGAAGAAGCGCTATGACTGGAGCCTGACCTATCAGAAACAGGCCTACTTCTTCGACCTGCCGACGCTGGCACTAACTCGGTACGCCCGGCATGACGTATCCCCAACCATAGCCTACCCGCTCACGCACAACCTGAGCGTACGAGTGGGACCTCGCTTCGTGAATGTAAGCAAGCAGGTGTTCGGTGACCTCAGCAACAGCGAAGATGTAAACAGCAGCTACCTGGGCGGGTCCGGCGAACTGGTGTTTGACAACTCCATTGCTACCGGCGTAAATATGCTGGAAGGCACCCGCATGAAAGTGGGCTTCACTCAGCTGAATGGCCTAGACGGGGGCTCCCCAAATTTTGGGAAGATATTCGTTGACCTGCGCCATTACCAGAAAATCCACCGCCAGCTGATATGGGCCAATCGGGCCAGCTTCGGGCAGTTTATCGGGGGGGGCAATATCCAGCCCCAATTCCGTCTGGGCGGAATGGACAACTGGCTGAAGAACGACCGATACGATGGCCAACAGCTCGCCGTACCCAACGACGCGGACGATCCTACGCAGGTGTTCTACCAGCAGTTCGTGACCAACCTGCGCGGCTTCGACTACAGCAAGCGGACCGGTCCTAAGTACCTTCTGTTCAACTCTGAGCTGCGCCTGCCCATCATCCAGTACCTCTCGCGCAAACCGGTAGAGTCGGGCTTCCTGCGCAACCTACAGATCACGGCTTTCGGCGACATGGGTACCACGTATGCGGGCTCCAATCCTTTCAATGAGAACAACTCTTTTAACACCCAGGTAACGGGCGGCGCCGGCAACCCCTTCACTGCAACCGTCGTGAACTTCCGGAACCCCCTGCTCTACGGGTACGGTGCTGGCCTACGCAGCACGGTATTGGGTTTCTACCTGAAAGGCGATGTGGCCTGGGGTCGAGAAGATTACACAGAAAAAGGCCCCAAAATTTACGTAACGCTGGGCTACGATTTCTAA
- a CDS encoding MBL fold metallo-hydrolase, which produces MTVSGFTFNAFSENTYLLHDTTGQCVVIDPGCYERAEQEALRSFIAESGLEVVLLLNTHCHIDHVFGNKFILDTYQVPFLIHEADLSTLRAVPSYAPNYGFPRFESAEPTGFLTPAEPVRFGETELEVRFAPGHAPGHVVFYHEPTKTVIGGDVLFQGSIGRTDLPGGDYATLIESIRTQLLTLPDDVTVYPGHGPATTIGAERRSNPFLN; this is translated from the coding sequence ATGACCGTTTCCGGATTCACCTTCAACGCGTTTTCCGAAAATACTTACCTGCTGCATGATACCACCGGCCAGTGCGTGGTCATCGACCCCGGCTGCTACGAGCGGGCCGAGCAAGAGGCCTTGCGCTCTTTTATTGCCGAAAGTGGCCTAGAGGTGGTATTGCTGCTCAATACCCATTGCCACATCGACCATGTATTCGGCAACAAATTCATTCTGGATACCTATCAGGTGCCGTTTCTGATTCATGAAGCCGACCTGAGCACCTTGCGCGCCGTGCCCAGCTACGCCCCCAACTACGGCTTTCCACGCTTCGAAAGCGCCGAGCCGACCGGCTTCCTGACACCCGCTGAGCCGGTGCGTTTCGGTGAGACGGAGCTGGAAGTGCGTTTTGCACCGGGCCATGCCCCCGGCCATGTGGTATTTTATCATGAGCCCACCAAAACCGTTATTGGCGGCGACGTGCTGTTCCAAGGCAGCATCGGCCGCACCGACCTGCCCGGCGGCGACTACGCAACGCTCATCGAGAGCATCCGGACGCAACTCCTGACGCTGCCCGACGATGTGACAGTGTATCCCGGTCATGGCCCCGCTACTACTATTGGCGCCGAGCGACGTTCCAACCCCTTCCTGAACTAG
- a CDS encoding cytochrome c biogenesis protein has product MKNNWWKALAVVLLLYVAVAGLLMPVPRLAILNESIRNLYFHVPMWFGMTAILVASVYYSVRYLRTPTPALDILAHEAARTGILMGVVGLATGSIWARYTWGAWWTNDPKLNGAAIAMLIYGAYLVLRSSFTDEQQRARISAIYNIFAFATAMPLFYILPRLTDSLHPGAGGNPAFAKYDLDDNMRLVFYPAVIGWTLLAFWLAQVASRLSLLKLKVYEKQLA; this is encoded by the coding sequence ATGAAAAACAACTGGTGGAAAGCGCTGGCCGTGGTATTGCTACTCTATGTAGCGGTGGCGGGGCTTCTGATGCCGGTGCCCCGGCTGGCCATCCTCAACGAGAGCATTCGCAATTTGTACTTCCACGTGCCCATGTGGTTCGGGATGACGGCTATTCTAGTTGCCTCCGTGTACTACTCGGTGCGCTACCTGCGCACCCCTACGCCGGCGCTGGATATTCTGGCCCATGAGGCGGCGCGCACCGGCATTCTGATGGGCGTTGTCGGCTTGGCTACCGGCAGCATCTGGGCCCGCTACACCTGGGGCGCCTGGTGGACCAACGACCCCAAGCTTAACGGCGCGGCCATTGCCATGCTGATTTACGGCGCTTACCTGGTTTTGCGCTCTTCCTTTACCGATGAGCAGCAGCGGGCTCGTATCTCGGCCATCTACAACATCTTCGCTTTTGCCACGGCCATGCCGTTGTTCTATATTCTGCCGCGCCTAACGGATTCTTTGCACCCCGGCGCGGGCGGCAACCCGGCTTTCGCTAAGTACGACCTCGATGATAATATGCGGCTGGTATTCTATCCGGCCGTAATCGGCTGGACATTGCTCGCCTTCTGGCTAGCTCAGGTGGCTAGCCGTCTTTCCCTGCTCAAACTGAAAGTGTATGAAAAACAGCTTGCCTAA
- a CDS encoding heme exporter protein CcmB, with product MQKDFRLEWRQRAALNGMLLYVGSTVFVCYLSFSLRGGQLPAPAWNALFWIVLLFSAVNAVAKGFLQESRGRMLYYYTVVRPQAVILAKISYNALLLLGLALVAFAFYALVLGNPVQNVSLFVGNVLLGAVGFASTLTLVSGIAAKATNSSTLMAVLGFPLMVPMLLLLIKVSKNALDGLEFEASQSSLLTLVALNMIVGAVSYLLFPFLWRS from the coding sequence ATGCAAAAGGACTTCCGCCTGGAGTGGCGGCAGCGTGCTGCCCTTAATGGCATGCTGCTCTACGTGGGCAGCACGGTGTTCGTGTGCTACTTAAGCTTCTCGTTGCGCGGCGGCCAGCTCCCGGCCCCAGCCTGGAATGCCCTGTTCTGGATTGTATTGCTGTTTTCGGCCGTGAATGCCGTGGCAAAAGGGTTTCTGCAGGAGAGCCGTGGCCGCATGCTATACTATTATACAGTAGTGCGTCCCCAAGCCGTGATATTGGCTAAAATTAGCTACAACGCTTTGCTACTGCTAGGCCTAGCGCTGGTCGCTTTTGCCTTCTACGCGCTGGTACTCGGCAATCCTGTTCAAAACGTTTCATTGTTTGTGGGCAATGTGTTGCTTGGCGCAGTAGGCTTTGCCAGTACCCTCACGCTGGTATCGGGCATTGCAGCCAAAGCCACCAATAGCAGCACCCTGATGGCTGTGTTGGGCTTCCCGCTGATGGTGCCCATGTTGCTGCTCCTGATAAAAGTCTCTAAGAATGCCCTGGATGGCCTAGAGTTCGAGGCCAGCCAAAGCTCCTTGCTCACGCTGGTGGCACTCAACATGATTGTCGGGGCCGTCTCGTACCTGTTGTTTCCTTTTTTGTGGCGCAGCTAA
- a CDS encoding CDP-alcohol phosphatidyltransferase family protein encodes MKKHLPNALTCLNLFCGCLALSFIFGTPAPEAQPTSAYWLPLVQAAYLIGLAAVADFFDGLVARALHVSSPIGKDLDSLADMVSFGVVPGAILFKLLQTSLPEVGLPTWMAYSAFIVSIFSALRLAKFNNDTRQSDSFIGLPTPACTLLVAALPLILHQDSFGLTSIILNPWILLALTLVLSGLLVAELPLFALKFKNLRWQDNSLRFIFLLLSLGLLIGLGYVAIPLIILLYVGLSILKPAGA; translated from the coding sequence TTGAAAAAGCATCTTCCTAACGCCCTCACTTGCCTCAATCTGTTCTGTGGCTGTCTGGCGCTGAGCTTTATTTTCGGCACTCCTGCTCCTGAGGCTCAACCTACCTCGGCCTACTGGCTCCCGCTGGTGCAGGCAGCCTACCTGATAGGCCTAGCCGCCGTGGCCGACTTTTTCGATGGGCTGGTAGCCCGGGCGCTGCACGTCTCCTCCCCCATTGGCAAAGACCTGGACTCCTTGGCCGATATGGTTTCGTTTGGGGTGGTGCCGGGCGCTATCCTGTTCAAGCTTCTGCAAACCTCGTTGCCGGAAGTTGGCCTGCCGACCTGGATGGCCTACAGCGCATTCATTGTGTCAATCTTCTCGGCCTTGCGTCTGGCCAAGTTCAACAACGATACCCGCCAGTCCGATTCTTTCATCGGCTTGCCCACACCGGCTTGCACTCTGCTGGTAGCCGCGCTGCCGCTTATTCTGCATCAGGATTCCTTTGGCCTCACTTCCATCATCCTGAACCCCTGGATTCTGCTGGCTCTGACACTAGTTTTGTCGGGTCTGCTGGTGGCGGAGCTGCCGCTGTTTGCTCTTAAGTTTAAGAACCTGCGCTGGCAGGATAATTCCCTCCGGTTTATCTTTCTGCTACTGAGCTTGGGGCTGCTAATAGGCCTAGGCTACGTCGCCATTCCGCTGATCATTCTGCTGTATGTGGGGCTTTCTATTCTGAAGCCAGCCGGGGCCTAA
- a CDS encoding NAD(P)/FAD-dependent oxidoreductase has protein sequence MIRVDYLIIGHGIAGATLAQELRRRGRSVLVLDTPQPDSASNVAAGLMNPVAGKRYALAWRAEELMPAAVQFYQELETRFGQTFFYEAPILKLFSSVAEQNTVLARSADNPWGNFVQDADAPLPAVRGLKQEFGGLRIQRGGHVLVREVLAALAAEGIREGWLQHETFAWEQLVPAPDGGSGLQYANRVQAQHVVCCEGAAAVQNPYFHWLPLTPNQGEVLNVECHGLSDEYVLNKGAYVVPLGNGQFRVGATYRWPPFAAGITDDAQQELSQRLEAMTSEPFRITEQRAGVRPAVRDRKPLLGTHPARPEVHMFNGFGSKGVMMAPRLANLMADFLENGTELWPEVNIRRYSALYNTVLAAAGAGSSGSR, from the coding sequence ATGATACGTGTGGACTACCTCATTATCGGGCATGGCATTGCGGGCGCTACCTTGGCGCAGGAGCTGCGGCGGCGCGGCAGGAGCGTGCTCGTGCTGGATACGCCCCAGCCCGATTCAGCCTCCAATGTGGCGGCGGGCCTGATGAACCCCGTGGCAGGCAAGCGCTACGCGCTGGCCTGGCGGGCCGAGGAGTTGATGCCGGCCGCTGTGCAGTTTTACCAAGAGCTGGAAACCCGCTTCGGCCAAACGTTTTTCTATGAAGCGCCCATTCTAAAGCTGTTTTCCTCGGTGGCGGAGCAGAACACCGTGCTGGCCCGCAGCGCCGATAATCCGTGGGGAAACTTTGTGCAGGATGCTGATGCGCCTTTACCCGCTGTACGGGGCCTGAAGCAGGAATTTGGTGGCCTACGCATTCAGCGCGGCGGGCACGTGCTGGTACGGGAAGTACTGGCCGCGCTGGCTGCCGAAGGAATTCGGGAAGGCTGGCTGCAGCACGAAACTTTTGCCTGGGAGCAGCTTGTTCCGGCTCCAGACGGCGGCAGTGGCCTACAGTACGCCAACCGCGTGCAGGCGCAACACGTTGTGTGCTGTGAAGGAGCTGCAGCCGTTCAAAACCCGTATTTTCACTGGCTGCCCCTCACCCCCAACCAGGGCGAGGTGCTGAACGTGGAATGTCACGGTCTCTCCGATGAATATGTTCTGAATAAAGGGGCCTACGTGGTACCGCTCGGCAACGGGCAGTTTCGGGTGGGCGCCACCTACCGCTGGCCACCCTTCGCGGCGGGCATCACCGACGATGCCCAGCAGGAGCTAAGCCAGCGCCTAGAAGCCATGACGAGCGAGCCGTTCCGTATCACGGAGCAGCGCGCTGGTGTAAGGCCTGCGGTGCGCGACCGGAAACCGCTGCTGGGAACCCATCCAGCGCGGCCGGAAGTGCATATGTTTAACGGTTTTGGTTCTAAAGGTGTTATGATGGCGCCGCGGCTGGCCAACCTTATGGCCGACTTTTTGGAAAATGGCACCGAGCTCTGGCCCGAGGTCAATATCCGGCGGTATTCTGCGTTATATAATACGGTGCTGGCTGCAGCTGGCGCCGGCTCTTCTGGTTCTCGCTAG